caagcttgttttcctcagtcctctgttgcctcctccgcctcctcctcctcctcctcggatgatcggaggtggtcctgcctacacggtgcgtcgcatcatggattccagacggcggggccggggtttccagtatctcgtggactgggaggggtatggtcctgaagagaggagttggattccgcggcgacaggtcctagatgctgacctcatcagtgacttctaccgcctccatcctggcgctccgggagtccgcccggtggcgttggccggagggggggtactgtaacgatcccggcagtctgagtcgggtcctgtctggtgactagttttctgttcgtgatctccagtttcccgagggttcgggaacgctccggggagctctcttgatttccgcacctgcatcccatcagcaatctgcacacctggtcctgatcatcacccttcttaggctctggcctaacatccattccctgccggatcgttagccatgaacagtaggtttaccagagtatcagtcttagagcctagcgttagttttgttgtttttgcaccttgttggtttgttgcttacttacccccgttttgttccatctgcagtcacccgtccggaaccttcatccaacctctgcctggtggtcggcggctgccgacccaggatgggatcaaccactgcacccccaacaactaatcaacgccgcccgctctgttccctggattattcagcatcactcttgaacttgtaaataaacactcaccttcgtttcaacttaccttgtcctggtctgcttctgggttctggcttagcaactcgtgacactccaagtcattaaggtttcgaggctgacgtttggcaactcgaaccttcagctccctccacagattttctatgggattaaggtctggagactggctaggccactccaggaccttaatgtgcttcttcttgagctactcctttgttgccttggccgtgtgttttggttcattgtcatgctggaatacccatccacgacccattttcaatgccctggctgagagaaggaggttctcaccaaagatttgacggtacatggccacgtccatcgtccctttgatgcattgaagttgtcctgtccccttagaagaaaaacacccccaaagcatactgtttccacctccatgtttgacagtggggatggtgttcttggggtcatagacagcattcctcctcctccaaacacggcgagttgagttgatgccaaagagctccattttggtctcatctgaccacaacactttcacccagttctcctctgaatcattcagatgtccattggcaaacttcagacgggcctgtgtatgtgctttcttgagcaaggggaccttgcgggcgctgcaggatttcagtccttcacggcgtagtgtgtaaccaattgttttcttggtgactatggtcccagctgccttgagatcattgacaagatcctcccatgtagttctgcgctgattcctcaccattttcatgatcattgcaactccacgaggtgagatattgcatggagccccaggccgagggagattgacagttattttgtgtttcttccatttgcgaataatcgcatcaactgttgtcaccttctcaccaagctgcttggcgatggtcttatagcccattccagccttgtgtaggtctacaatcttgtccctgacatccttggagagctctttggtcttggccatggtggagagtttggaatctgattgattgattgcttctgtggacaggtgtcttttatacaggtaacaaactgagattaggagcactccctttaagagtgtgctcctaatctcagcttgttacctgtataaaagacacctgggagccagaaatctttctgattgagagggggtcaaatacttatttccctcattaaaatgcaaatcaatttataatatttttggcatgcgtttttctggatttttttgttgttattctgtctctcactgttcaaataaacctaccattaaaagtatagactggtcatgtctttgtcagtgggcaaacgtacaaaatcagcaggggatcaaatactttttccccccactgtatgatgtaagcccagcctggcaagagagCTCTCTCTCTCAAGAGCCTTACGTTCCTGCTTTCTGTATCCAATCTTTTCCCAGGGGTCACAGTTCAAATCTCTCTTTGGGACCCGTTTGTCAGGGGAGTgctgggtgagggagggaggcagaggggggAGAAGAAGGTTGTTTTTGGTGGACAGTTCTAGGGAAGCTCAGAGCTGGAGCCAGTGGCCTTTGGGTCAAAGCTCAttgaaggagtgaaggagagatggtaTAAAAAGagtagagagactgagagaaagagagagaggggccaaTCTTTCAGAAGAGTGGATATACAACCAACTGGTGTGCCCGGAGGAACGATACTAGGATAACTTGACTAGGATAACTTGTGCATCTTCTCACGGCCCGTACACTCCTTCACGCTTCAGAGTCTCCATGGCCCTGCTGATGCAATGCTgggtgtgtgtgattgctctgtCACTGACGATGACCACCAGCCATGCCTTACGAAGGTAACCTTTTTCTTTGTGTATGTCTCACTGTATGAAGTCTACTCTGCAATATGTTATTGTCCTCAGTGTTATGGTCCTTCTGTGTAATGTTACCTACAATAGACACAAAGGAGGTTGAATGGATACTTGGGTGTATTTTATCCCTTTAAACCAGGCTCTTTTGCTTAACTAAATCAATAGAGAATGTGTATTTTTGGCAGAGCTGTAGAAACAACAATGTCATACAGACACGAGGACACATGGTCCCATATCACCAGTGGTCCATGATTGCAGGCTGGACTGTATAACCCCACCCCCATCCCACCCCTGGTCACTCCCTATCTATAATTATATTGGATGGTCTTTCCTTACCGTTGTCCGCTCTGATCAGGATTAGTCTGAAGAAGATGCCCTCCATAAGAGAGACTCTGCATGAGATGGGTGTGTCCCCAGCCCAGTTCTTCGCTGAATTGGCCCTGAAAAGCAAAGATTACCCTTCCCCCAGCAACGGGACCGCTCCCACCCCTCTCACCAACTACCTGGATGTGAGAGACCACCTGCACACACTGCACTGACCACACATAGATGCAATTGACATTGGAATAGTACATAAATGAGAGAACACAAAGCCTGTGCCAAACTCAGTGGTGTAAATGATTCATTGCTTCCTCTTCTCGCTTTTTCTCAGGCCCAGTATTATGGGGAGATCAGTATTGGTTCTCCTGCCCAGATGTTCAATGTGGTATTTGACACCGGTTCAGCCAACCTGTGGGTGCCTTCTTCTAACTGTTCCCCACTCTACACTGCCTGCTgtaagtatacacacacacacacacacacacacacacacacacacacacacacatgaaaccTGTGATTGCTTCACCAGAGATGATGATGTTCCCGGACGATTATGACTCTGTGACCTTTGAACTCTCAGTTACCCACAACAGATATGACGCCTCCAAATCACGAACACACATAGAGAACGGGACAGGTTTCTCCATCCAGTATGCCTCTGGAAACGTCCGGGGATTCCTGAGTGAGGATGTGGTTGTGGTGAGTGTAAAGCAACACCTCTACAGGGAAACAACCTTCCTTCCCTTTCTCCTAATCTGTTTCCTATTACTTCTCTTCATTGTGCTTTTTTGTGAAAGAATTTAGGAATAATAGTCGACATTGCCCATAAGTACTGATCTACAGTAGGATCATCTTACCGGGGGAAAACTTTTATCTAGGTATTATGGATCAACATCTTACTCTGTGCTTCCTCTAGGTGGGTGGCATCCCAGTGGTCCAGGTGTTTGCTGAGGTCACAGCCCTGCCTGCCATCCCCTTCATTTTTGCCAAGTTTGATGGGGTCCTTGGGATGGGCTACCCCAACGTGGCCATCGACGGCATCACCCCCGTGTTCGACCGCATCATGTCCCAGCACATCCTCAAGGAGGATGTCTTCTCTGTCTATTACAGCAAGTAGGAGATATCACTATCACTGTTCATGTACAGATTATTCCTCCACAAacacaaataaaaaaaattacaatctgtgaattagtcaaaaatatgtttttcttcTCTCAGAGACCCAATGCACAAACCAGGTGGAGAGCTAGTGCTGGGAGGGACAGACCCAGGTTACTACACTGGTACCTTCAACTACATGGGCACCAGTCAAGCAGGAAAATGGGAGGTCAACATGAAAGGGTGAGATGGGAAAGTTGTATATGTCTGTGTGCATGTtatctgtatctctctgtttgtctgtcggTCAGTGCAGGTACActtgcatatacagtgagggaaaatagtatttgatcccctgctgaatttgtacggttgcccactgacaaagaaatgatcagtctataattttaatggtaggtttatttgaacagtgagagacggaataacaacccaaaaatccagaaaaacgcatgtaaaaatttttataaattgatttgcattttaatgagggaaataagtatttgaccccctctcaattagaaagatttctggctcccaggtgtcttttatacaggtaacgagctgagattaggagcacactcttaaaggaagtgctcctaatctcagcttgttacctgtataaaagacacctgtccacagaagcaatcaatcaatcagattccaaactctccaccatggccaagaccaaagagctctccaaggatgtcagggacaagattgtagacctacacaaggctggaatgggctacaagaccatcgccaagcagcttggtgagaaggtgacaagagttggtgcgattattcgcaaatggaagaaacacaaaagaactgtcaatctccctcggcctggggctccatgcaagatctcacatcgtggagttgcaatgatcatgagaacggtgaggaatcagcccagaactacacgggaggatcttgtcaatgatctcaaggcagctgggaacatagtcaccaagaaaacaattggtaacacattacgccgtgaaggactgaaatcctgcagcgcccgcaaggtccccttgctcaagaaagcacatatacatgcccgtctgaagtttgccaagaacatctgaatgattcagaggagaactgggtgaaagtgttgtggtcagatgagaccaaagtcgagctctttggcatcaactcaattcgccgtgtttggaggaggaggaatgctgcctatgaccccaagaaaaccaccccccaccgtcaaacatggaagtggaaacattatgcgttgggggtgtttttctgctaagggtacaggacaacttcatcgcatcaaagggacgatggacggggccatgtaccgtcaaatcttgggtgagaacctccttccctcagccagggcattgaaaatgggtcgtggatgggtattccagcatgacaatgacccaaaacacacggccaaggcaacaaaggagtggctcatgaAGAGGCACATTAATataatggcctagccagtctccagaccttaatcccatagaaaatctgtggagggagctgaaggttcgagttgccaaacgtcagcctcgaaaccttaatgacttggagaagatctggaaagaggagtgggacataatccctcctgagatgcgtgcaaacctggtggccaactacaagaaacgtctgacttctgtgattgccaacaagggttttgccaccaagtactaagtcatgttttgcagaggggtcaaatacgtatttccctcattaaaatgcaaatcaatttataaaaatcacaccatctgttgtcaccttctcaccaagctgcttggcgatggtcttgtagcccattccagccttgtgtaggtctacaatcttgtccctgacatccttggagagctctttggtcttggccatggtggagagtttggaatctgattgattgattgcttctgtggacaggtgtcttttatacaggtaacaaactgagattaggagcactccctttaagagtgtgctcctaatctcaggttgttacatgtataaaagacacatgggagccagaaatctttctgattgagagggggtcaaatacttatttccctcattaaaatgcaaatcaatttataacatttttgacatgcgtttttctggatttttttgttgttattctgtctctcactgttcaaataaacctaccattaaaatgatagactgatcatttctttgtccgtgggcaaacgtacaaaatcagcaggggatcaaatactttcttcccacactgtatgtatgtgtgtggtgtgtgtaattctctttctccccctcttgtCCCCCCCCTTCTCTACCAGGGTGTCTGTGGGGGAGGAGAGGCTGTTCTGTAAGGAGGGCTGCACGGCTGTGATTGACACAGGCTCCTCCTACATCACAGGCCCCGCCTCCTCTGTGTCTGTGCTGATGAAGACCATTGGAGCCACAGAGCTGGCAGAGGGAGGGGTATGTACATCGCAAATTGGGCAGATTAAATTATGCCGGGGGGCACCAGTCTATGGCCCGTGACGTGAACTGGCAAAAGCGGTGCGTgaggagcgcccttctcaaatcgaacagtaatctgcgcCGCATGGTCATGTTGTCAACATGGCAGCATTgtgcatcgtccagaaacataccacatttattttccataaaacatatattagaattttcaaactagttttcattgggaaggcagataaaagGTTTttaatcaaaagcaatcacttttgcatgttaAAACACAAAATCCTACTAATTACTCCACGTGGTCCTAAATCACTTTTATTTTGAGCTGACTTCTccgtgggctttgaacggggcATCTGGCTCATGCCCGGGAGGCAGCCCTGTTTCAAAACTAATGCAATTAACTTTCACACGCCGGcccagattaatcgaatcccctcagcCATAGATCTTTATCACCTGAACCgtctcttaaaggggcaatccgcagttgaaacaataacaaagcatttcCCCAACACAGTTTccataaaaagctgagggatgtggctggagaaatgtaaccatgctcaagttttaaccatgttttgagtctATGCagtgttcatttacatttactttgtttacaaacattggattaAAACAAATTTATATTTTGGCTTCTGATGGGATATGACacttgaactaagctcatgaggcatttataagtcaaatgtttcaagaatcaatgggtagggCCTACaaatcattaatttataagtccaaaaatagatgtagcaactgcagattgtccCTTTATCTATCTTATCTTCAGAGGGGTATTACAGAAAGATGGTTTAACAAATTCAGGATTTCCTGAACATATCCGTCTTGTCTTAACCAGATGAGGGAGTCCAGGATTTCTTGGTTCCAGAATGGTTGCTTCTCGACTAAGTTATTAGGCTAAGCGAAGCGCAGATTGGTTGATCTGACAACTGGCACGTGCAGGCAACATTCAAAAAGGTCCTCATGTCGATGACAGAAAAAAACGTTAGATATGGAGTCAAAAGACAGAGCCCAATATTTCACATTTCTAGAACAAGAAACAATTGTAACAACATACAATGAATATGTTCACATATTTACCAAAAAAAGTAATACATCCGCTGCAGCAAAAGCCAGAGAGGGAGCCTGGCAGAAAATTGCAGACAGGGTAAGTGCGCAAGTGAAGTGGCACGTTTCCAATATCTAATAGGCCTAGCTTACACACATGGGTGATTAATAATAATGCTTTCACTTTATAGAGCACTTTTATTGCAACATTGGTTATATTAAGTGTCAAGGCTATGGCCTAATATGTAAGTTGTAGCAGCCTATGTCACAATTGTAGGCCCATTCCATAGCCTATGTAGGATGAATAATAATTAATTGAATTCATAGAGTGCTTTTCATGACAACACGGGCGACAATGTGTGTTGTTTAGTTGTAACCCAATGGGAGTCACAGATCATCTGACAAAAGAAGTAAGGAAGATCTGTCagtaatgctgtaggtgggtgtagtggtggaatcaagcgcaggacaccgaagtatagtccaaaagactttagtgaaatttccaacaaggaaaaatcgaacaaacttgcccgaaggcgaaactacgcacgtaggcgacaaaacaaaaggcgcactacacaggtgcgtaaaacgctccaacacagtggagtaaagctcaaccgagcgaataagtaaATCCTACAAGCaaacacacgacagaaataaatcaatcacacacaacactagacaaacacaacgagaaacttataggacactaattacactaaacgataacaggtgtcacaacaaacagacaaaagcaaacgaacatagaaacatgcaacggtggcagctagtattccggagacaacgaacgccgaagcctgcccgaacaaggaagagaggcagcctcggccgaaaccgtgacagtaccccccccttgacgcgcggctccagacgtgcgccgactccagcctcggggacgaccaggaggacgcggagcagggtgcgtcgggtgcccacgatggaattccgtcaggagagacgggtccaaaatgtctctcctcggcacccagcaccgttcctccggaccgtacccctcccactccactagatattggagaccccccatccgacgtctcgaatccaagatggacctcacggagtacgccggtgcccctcgatgtccaatgggggcggaggagtctccctgatctcactttcttggagtgggccagctaccaccggcctgagaagagacacatggaacgaggggttaatagttttatattcaacaggtagttgtaatttgtaacacacctcgttcaaccttctcaggactttaaatggccctacaaaccgccggacccagtttccgacagggcaggcggaggggcaggtttctggtagagagccagactcgatcaccaggtgcgtacaccggtccctcactgcggtggagatcggcgctcgccttatgacgacggagggcccgctgcaggtggacgtgtgcagcgttccatgtctcctccgagcgccgcgcccactcatccaccgcaggagcctcgatctggctctgctgccaaggtgccagaaccggctggtaacctaacacacattgaaaaggggttaggttagtggaggaatggcgtagggaattctgggccatctcggcccagggaatgtaccttgcccactcctccggccggtcctggcagtatgttctaagaaacctacccacatcctggttcacgcgttccacctgcccattactctccgggtggtaacccgaggtgaggctcaccgagacccccaaccgctccataaaggctctccagaccctggaggtaaattggggacctcgatcagacacaatatcctcgggtaccccgtagtgccggaacacatgggtgaatagtgcctcggcagtttgcagggcagtaggaaggcccggcatggggagcaaacgacaggccttagaaaaccggtccacaacgaccagtatagtggtattcccctgtgaaggaggaaggtcagtaaggaaatccaccgagaggtgagaccatggtcgttgtggaacgggcaggggtagtaacttacccctaggcagatgtctaggcgccttacactgggcgcacaccgagcaggaggaaacataaaccctcacatcccttgccaacgtgggccaccagtacttggcactaagacagtgcactgtccggccgataccagggtgtccagaggagggtgacgtgggagcccaatagatcaatcgatcccgaacctcgagcggaacgtacttccgaccctccgggcattgcggtggactagggtcggtgcgtaacgcccgctcgagctcagcatcgacatcccacactaccggtgccaccagacacgactccggcagtatgggagtgggctccacggacctctcctccgtgtcataccgccgagacagtgcatctgccttaccgttctgtgacccagggatgtacgtgatcttaaatgtaaaccgggtcaaaaacatattccatcttgcctggcgagggttcagcctcctcgctgcccggatgtactccaggttacggtggtccgtcaaaatgaggaaagggtgttgagcccccctcaagccagtgcctccacacctttagggcctgtaccacggctaacagctccctgtcccctacgtcatagtttcgctccgccggactgagcttcttggaataaaaagcacaggggcggagtttaggtggcgcgcctgaccgttgtgaaagcacggctcctataccggcctctgacgcgtccacctctacctgaaatggcaaagagggatccggatgcgccagcaccggggccgaggtaaacaggtccttcagcctcccaaacgccctgtccgcctcggcagaccactgcagacgcaccggaccccccttcaaaagagacgtgatgggagctgccacctgtccaaaaccccggataaacctccggtagtaattcgcaaaccccaaaaactgctgcacctccttcacagtggttgctgtttgccaattacgcacagctgacacccggtctacctccatcttcacccctgacgcagacaactgataccccaaaaaggagaccgactcctggaaaaacagacacttctctgccttaacatacaggtcgtgctccaccagcctccgcaacactctgcgcaccagggccacatgctcgactcgggtaggcgagtacacgagaatgtcatctatgtacacaaccaccccccctgcccctgcatgtccctgaagatctcatccacgaatgattggaaaactgacggagcgttcatcaacccgtatggcatgacaagatactcgtaatggcccgaggtggtactaaaggctgtcttccattcatcgccctccctgatgcgcaccaagttgtcacgcgctcctgagatctaatttagtgaagaaacgcgccccatgcaatgactcagtcatggtcgcaatcagcgggagtggataactgtacttcaccgtgatctgattgagaccacggtaatcgatgcacgggcgtaacccaccatcctttttcttcacaaaaaagaaactcgaggacgcaggggaagtggaaggccgtatgtatccttgtctcagagattcgtctatgtaagtctccatagctttcttctcctcctgagacagaggatacacatggctccgtgggagcgcagctcctgcctggaggtctattgcacaatctccctgcctatggggcggcaactgcgtcgccctcgacttactaaacgcaatagccaaatccccatactcagggggaacgtgcaatgcgggcacctggtttggactctccaccgaggtagccccctacggaaacgcccaaacatcgacccacacactgggcagaccactccatcagagccctctcctgccacgaaatagatgggttatgggtactcaaccaggg
This portion of the Coregonus clupeaformis isolate EN_2021a chromosome 24, ASM2061545v1, whole genome shotgun sequence genome encodes:
- the LOC121537548 gene encoding renin-like, which produces MALLMQCWVCVIALSLTMTTSHALRRISLKKMPSIRETLHEMGVSPAQFFAELALKSKDYPSPSNGTAPTPLTNYLDAQYYGEISIGSPAQMFNVVFDTGSANLWVPSSNCSPLYTACFTHNRYDASKSRTHIENGTGFSIQYASGNVRGFLSEDVVVVGGIPVVQVFAEVTALPAIPFIFAKFDGVLGMGYPNVAIDGITPVFDRIMSQHILKEDVFSVYYSKDPMHKPGGELVLGGTDPGYYTGTFNYMGTSQAGKWEVNMKGVSVGEERLFCKEGCTAVIDTGSSYITGPASSVSVLMKTIGATELAEGGYTVNCDLVKSLPSVTFQLGGHEYTLTEEDYILWQSQFGEDICSVTFRGLDVPPPTGPIWILGANFIARYYTEFDRHNNRIGFATAV